A window of the Scophthalmus maximus strain ysfricsl-2021 chromosome 8, ASM2237912v1, whole genome shotgun sequence genome harbors these coding sequences:
- the odad3 gene encoding coiled-coil domain-containing protein 151 yields MKKSEKTKGVVRSSSPPQHDQIAEMQRKIQLLEGDRTTFYESSQSNMKKNTEFIHQLRLENKRLYKQLAEGDEHIIKAFHNKGLEKESYRNMSRKTALTTLDQKLLSKRKRLNAFKHTTQTCQRRLEELTMEYHRMKPEGTGGAQSTDAMYLRALENSLEKTQFKYKEAENIMLNYQELKSYLQEESLTYPGKLDSLEAEVLKHGEELYSLQAMNNDAQLSKEAAKAELHHLEELLSKERKERDRIIASSRKKIEESKAQAEKVDRRTQRAPVQPDEVSSEVHRGTTRMAVEEEEKAIFTFEEAFRRIKEATGVTDIQEIVECFISQKERHVHLENLKGENEQVLQQLKEQKQLLNQQFQDMKYSGEAKLSGDQQMLEDCEQQLQTQQQRCDTAKETLDWLLKTLSTIRGGVKHLAEKLQHITLCEDAVAEEVSPDSDEFVLELMTECELKLQLLQEELRGKDLAAIMKEMEEEEFYVSIEEKLPPYNTRVKLPEDQKDQRPLDLSNNEDESEEDDDADIISREAVKNQSQMIVDLSKSKKKPWNKKKGKF; encoded by the exons ATGAAGAAGAGTGAGAAGACCAAAG GGGTGGTCCGCTCCAGCTCCCCCCCGCAGCATGACCAAATAGCGGAGATGCAGCGTAAAATTCAACTTCTGG agggcgacagAACCACGTTCTACGAGAGTTCTCAGTCCAACATGAAGAAGAACACGGAGTTCATCCACCAGCTGAGGCTGGAGAACAAGAGGCTGTACAAACAGCTGGCAGAG GGTGATGAACACATCATCAAGGCCTTTCATAACAAAGGCTTGGAGAAGGAGTCCTACCGCAACATGTCCAGGAAG ACGGCCCTGACGACACTGGACCAGAAGCTGCTGTCCAAGAGGAAGCGCCTCAACGCCTTCAAACACACCACCCAGACGTGCCAGCGGCGCCTCGAGGAGCTGACGATGGAGTACCATAGGATGAAGCCCGAGGGCACCGGCGGAGCACAGTCCACCGATGCCATG tacTTGCGGGCGCTCGAGAACAGCCTGGAGAAGACGCAGTTTAAGTACAAGGAGGCTGAGAACATCATGCTTAACTACCAAGAGCTCAAATCTTACCTGCAG GAGGAGAGTCTCACTTACCCCGGCAAGTTGGACAGTCTGGAAGCAGAAGTCCTGAAGCACGGAGAGGAGCTCTACAGCCTGCAGGCCATGAACAACGATGCCCAGCTCTCCAAAGAGGCTGCCAAG GCCGAGCTACAccacctggaggagctgctctCCAAGGAGCGCAAAGAGAGAGACCGCATTATCGCCAGCTCCAGGAAAAAGATCGAGGAGAGCAAGGCCCAGGCAGAAAAAGTTGATAGAAGG acacagagagcacCCGTACAGCCAGACGAAGTGAGCAGTGAGGTCCACCGCGGCACCACCCGGATGGccgtcgaggaggaggagaaagccaTCTTCACTTTTGAGGAGGCCTTCCGACGCATCAAGGAGGCCACCGGAGTCACAGATATACAG GAGATCGTGGAGTGCTTTATCTCACAGAAGGAGAGACACGTGCATCTGGAGAATCTGAAGGGAGAGAATGAGCaagtcctgcagcagctgaaggagcAGAAGCAGCTCCTGAACCAACAGTTCCAGGACATGAAATATTCTGGAGAGGCCAAACTCTCCGG TGACCAACAGATGCTGGAGGACTGTGAGCAGCAACTGCAGACTCAGCAGCAGAGGTGCGACACGGCTAAAGAGACCCTGGACTGGCTCCTTAAGACTCTCAGCACTATTCGAGGCGGAGTGAAGCACCTGGCAGAAAAACTTCAACACATCACACTG TGCGAGGACGCAGTGGCGGAGGAGGTGTCCCCGGACTCCGACGAGTTTGTTCTGGAGCTGATGACCGAGTGCGAGCtcaagctgcagctgctgcaggaggagcttcGAGGGAAAGACCTGGCCGCCATCatgaaggagatggaggaggaggag TTCTACGTCAGTATTGAGGAGAAACTGCCGCCTTACAACACCCGAGTCAAGCTCCCCGAAGACCAGAAAGACCAAAGACCTCTGGATCTCTCCAACAACG AGGACGAGAGCGAAGAAGACGATGACGCTGACATCATCTCCCGGGAGGCGGTGAAGAATCAGTCTCAGATGATCGTTGACTTGTCCAAGTCCAAGAAGAAGCCCTGGAACAAGAAGAAGGGCAAATTCTGA